The Micromonospora sp. NBC_00421 genome contains a region encoding:
- a CDS encoding DUF881 domain-containing protein: MEYTSGAASWQKALRRAVAAFLPRRPRQRRPGWSIGVPLIAAAAGLLFTTTASTAGGTALREDRRPQLTQLIEDRREQVAASELRAARLRADVEGETETLADTDAPIKAQRDRAHGFQQSAGFTALTGSGVTVELNDAPRRGDGTLPKGATNDDLVVHQGDVQAVVNALWAGGAEAMSIMNVRVLSTSAVRCVGNTLLLHGRVYSPPFKIVAIGDPAALQQALAGSQGVGLFKQAVDHYQLGYSEHVATVTVPAFEDSTALRSATVPR; the protein is encoded by the coding sequence GTGGAGTACACATCCGGTGCGGCATCCTGGCAGAAGGCCCTGCGCCGGGCGGTCGCAGCCTTCCTGCCCCGACGCCCCCGGCAACGCCGGCCGGGCTGGTCGATCGGCGTACCGCTGATCGCCGCCGCGGCCGGACTGCTCTTCACCACCACGGCGAGCACGGCGGGCGGCACGGCCCTACGGGAGGACCGCCGGCCCCAGCTCACCCAGCTCATCGAGGACCGTCGGGAGCAGGTGGCCGCCAGTGAGCTGCGGGCCGCCCGGTTGCGGGCCGACGTGGAGGGCGAGACCGAGACCCTGGCCGACACCGACGCGCCGATCAAGGCGCAACGGGACCGCGCCCACGGCTTCCAGCAGTCCGCCGGCTTCACCGCGCTCACCGGCTCCGGGGTGACAGTCGAGCTGAACGACGCCCCCCGCCGCGGCGACGGCACCCTGCCCAAGGGCGCCACCAACGACGACCTCGTCGTCCATCAGGGTGACGTGCAGGCCGTGGTCAACGCGCTCTGGGCCGGCGGCGCGGAGGCCATGTCCATCATGAACGTCCGCGTGCTCTCCACCAGCGCGGTACGCTGCGTCGGTAACACCCTGCTGCTGCACGGCCGGGTGTACTCGCCACCTTTCAAGATCGTAGCAATCGGCGATCCCGCTGCCCTCCAGCAGGCCCTCGCCGGCTCGCAAGGAGTCGGGTTGTTCAAGCAGGCGGTCGATCACTACCAGCTCGGCTACTCCGAACACGTCGCCACGGTCACCGTGCCGGCGTTCGAGGACTCGACCGCGCTGCGATCGGCGACGGTGCCGCGATGA
- a CDS encoding class E sortase, producing MTDQGGDPRRSDPDDEPTAFLPRIDRSTSSSPPARPETARPETARPGSARPETARPGSARPGPTGPWPAPALPSRQPPPVWPGRPTPATTERQQPETPHRQQPATAERQPPQPPVRPTPASAAHQHGPDSPGAAPRPVPPVETGRLRAAAPDGTPRPSGAGGDRHPGSAPGPEVPRGGVPEVSRRDVPGNGPVEHGRPAPAGGPDRAADPAATTVLPVLPARPTNPVWDSTALMGAVPPAPEDAGAGGPSEPPPPPRRGERVVQLRPEQTGEGYKSVYSELTRPTFGSRLRTGVRVSGELLITFGLVVLLFAGYEIWGKSALVDAHQSDLNQQLAQAWGPTGDPTVSPSASARPVAPAEGKPIAGLYIPSLDKNWVVVEGVTQQDIRYAPGHYPKSALPGEVGNFSVAGHRNRATFWRLDELEVGDAIILEGKQDWYVYKVYQSRIVRPDQVEVVAPVPGQPNAKATRKLLTLTTCNPKFDNYQRLIVHAEFDRAQPKSEGPPPELRG from the coding sequence ATGACCGACCAGGGCGGGGACCCGCGCCGCAGCGACCCGGACGACGAACCGACCGCCTTCCTGCCCAGGATCGACCGGTCCACGTCGTCGTCGCCCCCCGCCCGCCCGGAGACCGCCCGCCCGGAGACCGCCCGCCCCGGGAGCGCCCGCCCGGAGACCGCCCGCCCCGGGAGCGCCCGCCCGGGGCCGACCGGCCCCTGGCCCGCGCCGGCACTGCCGTCGCGTCAGCCGCCGCCCGTCTGGCCGGGCCGCCCCACACCGGCGACGACCGAACGGCAGCAACCGGAAACGCCCCATCGCCAGCAACCGGCGACCGCCGAGCGGCAGCCACCGCAGCCGCCGGTCCGCCCCACACCGGCGTCGGCCGCGCACCAGCACGGTCCCGATTCCCCCGGTGCCGCCCCGCGTCCGGTGCCACCCGTCGAGACGGGACGGCTCCGGGCCGCCGCGCCGGACGGGACGCCGCGCCCGTCCGGCGCCGGAGGCGACCGCCACCCGGGGTCCGCTCCCGGGCCGGAGGTTCCGCGCGGGGGCGTACCCGAGGTTTCCCGTCGGGACGTACCCGGGAACGGGCCGGTGGAGCACGGCCGGCCGGCGCCGGCCGGCGGGCCGGACCGGGCGGCCGACCCGGCGGCGACCACGGTGCTCCCGGTGCTGCCGGCCCGACCGACCAACCCGGTGTGGGACTCCACCGCCCTGATGGGTGCGGTGCCGCCCGCACCCGAGGACGCCGGGGCCGGCGGCCCGAGCGAGCCACCGCCGCCGCCCCGGCGCGGCGAGCGGGTGGTGCAGCTGCGCCCGGAGCAGACCGGTGAGGGCTACAAGAGCGTCTACTCGGAGCTGACCCGGCCGACCTTCGGCTCCCGGCTGCGCACCGGCGTACGGGTCAGCGGCGAGCTGCTGATCACCTTCGGCCTGGTGGTGCTCCTCTTCGCCGGGTACGAGATCTGGGGCAAGTCCGCCCTCGTCGACGCCCATCAGAGCGACCTCAACCAGCAACTGGCCCAGGCGTGGGGCCCCACCGGCGACCCGACGGTCAGCCCGAGCGCGTCGGCCAGACCGGTGGCTCCGGCCGAGGGCAAGCCGATCGCCGGGCTCTACATCCCCAGCCTCGACAAGAACTGGGTCGTCGTCGAGGGCGTCACCCAGCAGGACATCAGGTACGCCCCCGGCCACTACCCGAAGAGCGCGCTCCCCGGCGAGGTGGGCAACTTCTCGGTGGCCGGTCACCGTAACCGGGCCACCTTCTGGCGGTTGGACGAGCTGGAGGTGGGCGACGCGATCATCCTGGAGGGCAAGCAGGACTGGTACGTCTACAAGGTGTACCAGTCCCGGATCGTCCGCCCCGACCAGGTCGAGGTGGTCGCGCCGGTGCCCGGCCAGCCGAACGCGAAGGCCACCCGCAAACTGCTCACCCTGACCACCTGCAACCCGAAGTTCGACAACTACCAGCGGCTGATCGTCCACGCCGAGTTCGACCGCGCGCAGCCCAAGTCCGAGGGCCCACCGCCGGAACTGCGAGGCTGA
- a CDS encoding aminodeoxychorismate/anthranilate synthase component II, which translates to MRVLVIDNYDSFVFNLVQYLGQLGVECEVRRNDEIDVAEVGRVGAAGVLLSPGPGSPDRAGICLDVIRRYAGELPIFGVCLGHQAIGEAFGATVTRAPELLHGKTSEVRHHSVGVLAGLPDPFTATRYHSLAVLPETLPDELEVTGWTESGVVMAMRHRTLPIEGVQFHPESVLTEGGHLMLANWVAACGHREALERAPELAAEVDARRRAAFATG; encoded by the coding sequence ATGCGTGTCCTCGTGATCGACAACTACGACTCCTTCGTCTTCAACCTCGTGCAGTACCTGGGTCAGCTCGGGGTCGAGTGCGAGGTCCGGCGCAACGACGAGATCGACGTCGCCGAGGTCGGCCGGGTCGGCGCGGCGGGTGTCCTGCTCTCGCCGGGGCCGGGCAGCCCGGACCGCGCCGGCATCTGCCTCGACGTCATCCGCCGGTACGCCGGCGAGCTGCCGATCTTCGGCGTCTGCCTCGGCCACCAGGCGATCGGCGAGGCGTTCGGTGCGACAGTCACCCGGGCGCCGGAGTTGCTGCACGGCAAGACCTCCGAGGTGCGCCACCACTCCGTCGGGGTGCTGGCCGGCCTGCCCGACCCGTTCACCGCCACCCGCTACCACTCGCTGGCGGTGCTGCCCGAGACGCTCCCCGACGAGCTGGAGGTCACCGGCTGGACGGAGTCCGGCGTGGTGATGGCGATGCGGCACCGGACCCTGCCGATCGAGGGGGTGCAGTTCCACCCGGAGTCGGTGCTCACCGAGGGCGGCCACCTGATGCTGGCGAACTGGGTAGCCGCCTGCGGCCACCGGGAAGCCCTGGAACGCGCCCCGGAGCTGGCCGCCGAGGTCGACGCCCGTCGCCGGGCCGCCTTCGCCACCGGCTGA